From one Coffea eugenioides isolate CCC68of chromosome 11, Ceug_1.0, whole genome shotgun sequence genomic stretch:
- the LOC113754515 gene encoding putative late blight resistance protein homolog R1A-3 yields the protein MHGESLHSERKSKRFFLVSKSQFFSCRLITKIVLLCEQLIFLLAALEDSTHTCNDHELLKHLEGRLIDLAHRTEDFIEESMFDSSVETKMLNFIIYVSQVDCNILVGRVDFEAEVQKICDKKYGIHHCLRQTVEDIVDIREEMRKINDTLVNGNLKLGDTLNDDAPQSPPAQKNEAVGLDDDLMLMSERLSRVPSRLEVVTIVGMGGIGKTTLARKIFDDPSTICNFHACAWVQVSQVYRLRNLLLGLLKCVTQLKDENCAKSNEELAEHLYRSLKGKRYLIVIDDVWSTRTWDDVKRIFPDDKNASRIVLTTRVGEVADYVNSKSASHRMRLLDIDQSWDLLQKKVFGSQSCNLEFVDIGKEIARKCQGLPLAIVVVAGLLSKIRRTRDCWEGIAGSVSSLVSSGPEQCLEILALSYNHLPQHLKACFLYMGAFPEDSEIEVEKLIALWVAEGFLDKKDSLSAERVAEDYLEDLIDRSLVLIGKRRFNGKVKTCYLHDLLRELCLREAQKEKFLFVIDRRAQSFLSGIKNQRRLSIHLDFHADLQLIPSVTLVRSFLCFSLGSSFVPMFISSFKLLRVLDIIFLSSKYFPLEILDLVHLRYLALTATYELPASISKLRSLQTLVIHGPWINRNQGESPTLLFEYWIMPWLRHLHISMPCYLSNPFDPSRCPLAPRYLQTLSTIRFASCTSDVFLVMPYLRKLGICETKEDFITDMFCRWLKNLANLQYLEALKCSFYKQNAEAPRILRPSVLHFPLTLKKLTLSWSYLPWKDIACIAMLPNLEVLKLKNYAFQGPDWEPTEEAFRRLKHFLIDSTNLENWEASSDNFPCLEHLVLRGCKFLKGIPAGIEEINTLQRFELHYCSESAEISAKGIEVEGLDVVIKSEM from the coding sequence CTTCTTTGTGAGCAGCTTATATTCTTATTGGCTGCTCTGGAGGATTCTACGCATACTTGCAATGACCATGAATTGTTGAAACATCTGGAAGGACGCCTTATTGATTTGGCTCATAGAACAGAGGATTTTATTGAAGAATCTATGTTTGATAGTTCAGTTGAGACAAAGATGTTGAACTTTATCATTTATGTGTCTCAAGTTGATTGTAACATTTTAGTAGGTAGGGTTGATTTTGAGGCAGAGGTTCAAAAAATTTGTGACAAGAAGTATGGCATACACCATTGTTTGCGGCAGACGGTGGAAGATATTGTTGACATTAGAGAGGAGATGAGAAAGATCAACGATACACTGGTAAATGGAAACCTGAAATTAGGAGATACTTTGAATGATGATGCACCTCAAAGTCCTCCAGCTCAGAAGAATGAGGCCGTTGGCCTAGATGATGATTTGATGTTAATGTCAGAGAGACTCTCAAGAGTACCATCCAGACTAGAGGTTGTCACAATTGTTGGGATGGGTGGCATTGGTAAAACAACTCTTGCTAGGAAGATATTTGATGACCCTTCAACCATTTGTAATTTTCATGCTTGTGCCTGGGTCCAGGTGTCACAGGTTTATAGACTAAGGAATTTGTTGCTAGGGCTATTAAAATGTGTTACCCAGCTCAAAGATGAAAATTGTGCAAAGAGCAATGAGGAACTAGCTGAACACCTGTATAGAAGTCTGAAGGGTAAGAGATATCTTATTGTCATTGATGATGTTTGGAGTACTAGGACTTGGGATGATGTCAAAAGAATTTTTCCAGATGACAAAAATGCGAGTAGAATAGTATTGACTACTCGGGTTGGGGAAGTGGCTGATTATGTGAACTCTAAAAGTGCTTCTCATCGTATGCGCCTTCTAGACATAGATCAAAGTTGGGACCTGTTGCAAAAGAAGGTTTTTGGAAGCCAAAGTTGCAATCTTGAATTCGTGGATATTGGAAAAGAAATAGCCAGAAAGTGCCAGGGTTTACCTTTAGCAATAGTCGTTGTAGCTGGTCTTCTTTCCAAAATCAGGAGAACACGTGATTGCTGGGAGGGTATTGCCGGTAGTGTAAGCTCACTTGTAAGTAGTGGTCCAGAACAGTGCTTGGAAATACTGGCTTTAAGCTATAATCACTTGCCTCAGCACCTGAAAGCTTGCTTCCTCTATATGGGAGCGTTCCCAGAAGACAGTGAGATTGAAGTTGAGAAATTGATTGCTCTATGGGTTGCTGAAGGCTTCTTGGATAAGAAGGATTCCCTTAGTGCAGAAAGGGTTGCTGAAGATTATTTGGAGGATCTTATTGACAGAAGTTTAGTTCTGATAGGAAAGAGGAGATTCAATGGGAAAGTCAAAACATGCTACCTCCATGATCTCCTTCGAGAGTTGTGCTTGAGAGAAGCTCAGAAAGAAAAGTTTCTATTCGTGATAGATAGACGAGCTCAAAGTTTCCTTTCTGGTATAAAGAATCAACGTCGTCTCAGCATCCACTTGGACTTTCATGCTGATTTGCAACTTATTCCTTCTGTTACACTAGTCAGATCTTTTCTGTGTTTCAGTTTGGGCTCTTCCTTTGTGCCAATGTTTATCTCAAGCTTCAAATTGCTCAGAGTATTGGACataattttcctttcttccaaGTATTTCCCACTTGAAATACTAGACCTTGTTCACTTGAGATACCTGGCGCTTACTGCTACTTATGAGCTTCCAGCATCAATATCTAAACTCAGGAGCCTTCAGACCCTTGTTATCCATGGTCCCTGGATCAACAGAAATCAGGGAGAAAGCCCAACTCTGTTATTTGAATACTGGATAATGCCATGGTTAAGGCATCTGCATATCAGCATGCCCTGTTATTTGAGTAATCCTTTTGATCCATCTCGCTGTCCCTTGGCTCCACGATACCTACAGACACTGTCCACGATAAGGTTTGCTAGTTGCACAAGTGATGTTTTTCTGGTAATGCCTTATCTTAGGAAACTTGGAATTTGTGAAACCAAAGAAGATTTCATTACTGATATGTTCTGCAGATGGCTCAAAAATCTTGCCAACTTGCAGTACCTTGAAGCATTGAAGTGTTCCTTCTATAAACAAAATGCAGAAGCACCTAGAATTTTGCGTCCAAGCGTTCTCCATTTCCCTTTGACTCTCAAGAAATTAACTTTAAGTTGGAGCTACTTGCCATGGAAAGATATTGCATGTATTGCCATGTTGCCTAACCTTGAAGTgctcaaactgaaaaattatGCTTTCCAAGGACCAGATTGGGAGCCAACTGAAGAGGCATTTCGTCGGCTAAAGCACTTTCTAATTGACAGCACCAATCTAGAGAACTGGGAAGCCTCGAGCGATAACTTTCCCTGCCTTGAGCACCTGGTCTTGCGGGGTTGCAAGTTCCTAAAGGGAATCCCAGCTGGAATTGAGGAAATTAATACTCTTCAGAGATTTGAGTTGCATTACTGTAGTGAATCTGCTGAGATATCTGCTAAAGGTATTGAAGTTGAAGGTCTTGATGTTGTTATCAAAAGTGAAATGTAA